The following are encoded in a window of Paracoccus seriniphilus genomic DNA:
- a CDS encoding ABC transporter permease, with protein MAELVQRLRRAGTSARLSKEAFHKLSAVLTMLILIMVFSIGNGAFLSVNNGLTILLQTAVIGILGIGMTMVIITGGIDLSVGSVLALSGTVTGMLVKAGVPVVPAMFGGVLMGATCGVINGLIVTKMRITPFVATLGMMLIARGTALQLTGAAPISQLGEAFGVLGNGSLFRIVEMQANGFPRVVFPGIPYPVILLAVVALVVSYLLRRRPLGRHIYATGSSEEAARLSGVNTDRTKILAYAMSGALAGLAGVVLMSRLITAQPNEGVMYELDAIAAAVIGGASLMGGVGNISGTMIGAFIIGILRNGLNMSGVSSFVQQIIIGVVVILAVYIDQLRSRR; from the coding sequence ATGGCTGAACTGGTTCAACGTCTCAGACGGGCAGGGACATCGGCGCGCCTGTCGAAAGAGGCGTTCCACAAGTTGTCAGCCGTGTTGACGATGCTGATTCTGATCATGGTCTTCTCGATCGGAAACGGCGCATTCCTGTCGGTGAACAATGGCCTGACGATCCTGTTGCAGACCGCAGTCATCGGCATTCTGGGCATCGGGATGACCATGGTCATCATCACCGGCGGCATCGACCTGTCGGTGGGCTCGGTTCTGGCCTTGTCGGGCACGGTGACCGGGATGCTGGTCAAGGCGGGCGTTCCGGTGGTTCCTGCCATGTTCGGCGGGGTGCTGATGGGCGCAACCTGTGGCGTGATCAATGGCCTGATCGTGACCAAGATGCGCATCACGCCCTTTGTCGCAACCCTGGGCATGATGCTGATTGCGCGTGGCACGGCATTGCAGTTGACCGGCGCGGCACCGATTTCACAGCTGGGCGAAGCCTTTGGTGTGCTGGGCAATGGATCGCTGTTCCGGATCGTCGAAATGCAGGCCAATGGTTTTCCCCGTGTCGTCTTTCCGGGAATTCCCTATCCGGTGATCCTGTTGGCCGTTGTGGCGCTGGTGGTGTCCTATCTGCTGCGCCGTCGGCCCTTGGGGCGTCACATATATGCCACCGGCTCCAGCGAGGAAGCCGCGCGGCTTTCGGGCGTGAATACCGACCGCACCAAGATTCTGGCCTATGCCATGTCGGGCGCGCTGGCCGGGCTGGCCGGCGTGGTGCTGATGTCGCGCCTGATCACCGCCCAGCCCAACGAGGGTGTCATGTATGAACTTGACGCCATTGCGGCCGCCGTCATTGGCGGGGCGTCGCTGATGGGAGGGGTCGGCAATATCTCGGGCACCATGATCGGGGCCTTCATCATCGGAATTCTGCGCAACGGGCTGAACATGTCGGGCGTGTCCTCATTCGTGCAGCAAATCA
- a CDS encoding GntR family transcriptional regulator has translation MARTDERFKHAYNGLLKRCHSLGVGAKLSSELALAEELDVSRTVIRAALARLDEDGVISWQGRNKTVMRLPKPTDRMEVASTPPSPEVLEERFFDWVLRFDVPAGTPLNVAQLARDFEVPPHSLQEFLASLSRFGLVRRRDRGGWELLGFTEDFAVELSDFRTVLEMNAISHLIACPDDHPIWARLEQLRQDHLELAENLETRYHDFSRLDERFHETIGSSVNNRFIKEFQRVISLIFHYHYQWEKQTEKKRNAAAIAEHLALIDALQSREETAALAAARAHLDTAKNTLRASMRTHNLS, from the coding sequence ATGGCACGCACGGATGAGCGGTTCAAGCATGCCTATAACGGCCTGCTGAAACGATGCCACAGTCTGGGCGTTGGTGCCAAGCTGAGTTCCGAACTTGCTCTGGCCGAGGAACTGGACGTCAGCCGGACAGTCATTCGTGCGGCATTGGCGCGTCTGGATGAGGACGGGGTGATTTCATGGCAGGGCCGCAACAAGACCGTGATGCGCCTGCCCAAGCCGACGGATCGGATGGAGGTCGCCTCTACCCCGCCCAGTCCCGAAGTGCTGGAGGAACGGTTCTTCGACTGGGTTCTGCGCTTTGACGTGCCTGCGGGAACGCCGCTGAATGTGGCGCAGCTTGCCCGCGATTTCGAAGTTCCGCCTCATTCGCTGCAGGAATTCCTGGCCTCGCTCAGCCGCTTTGGTCTGGTGCGACGGCGCGATCGCGGCGGCTGGGAGCTTCTGGGATTCACCGAGGATTTTGCCGTCGAACTGTCGGATTTCCGGACCGTGCTCGAGATGAACGCGATTTCACATCTGATCGCCTGCCCTGATGATCATCCGATCTGGGCGCGGCTGGAGCAATTGCGGCAGGACCACCTGGAACTGGCCGAAAACCTCGAAACCAGATACCATGATTTCTCGCGCCTGGACGAGCGTTTTCACGAAACCATCGGAAGTTCGGTCAACAACAGGTTCATCAAGGAGTTCCAACGGGTCATCTCGCTCATTTTCCACTATCATTACCAATGGGAAAAGCAGACCGAGAAAAAGCGCAATGCTGCCGCCATCGCGGAGCATCTGGCGCTGATTGATGCGCTGCAGTCACGCGAAGAGACCGCCGCCCTTGCGGCAGCCCGTGCCCATCTTGATACGGCCAAGAACACGTTGCGCGCATCAATGCGCACCCACAACCTGTCCTAG